DNA from Sorex araneus isolate mSorAra2 chromosome 6, mSorAra2.pri, whole genome shotgun sequence:
CTGGTAGCGACCATCTGTGAGGGGTAATGAGCATAGTGAGAGTTGGGTAGGCTGGGCGCAGGCATTGGCCAGTGCATTGAGAAGCTGAAGAACGGCCATGGTTGGTTGCACAGGGTCTGCTCTATGGTCTTGTCCTCCGCCTCTACTTTCAGGGACTCCTCTAGCTCCATGTGGTCTACCTGTGCCCCATAAGCAAGGTCCTAGCCCAGGCACTTCCCTGGACAGCGTTTGCAGGCCCTTTTCTATCTGTATCAATGCCTGCAGTGCTCTTGGGTTGGTGAGGATTGGAAGAAGTGGTATGTGATGCCTCAGGGGGCTGCCTGTTGTTAGCTGGTGTAGCAAGGCTGGATTCTGTTGCAGAACATGCAAGGCTCGACGCAAGTCAGATGGTGATGGTCTCAGCTGATTGGCTGGATTTGCTTTCTCCATGGGCTGCTGGCTGTCCTGGGAGGCAGAATCCTGACCTGAGAAGTCCAGCATAACATTTCTACTCCCTGAATTGGTTTGGTTTGAGGCCACGCCTCTGGCCTGGGCGGCTATTCCTGCCCTGATCTCCTGCACCAGTGACTTCACAGGCGCAAAGGCAGTAGGGATGTGGGCAGGGGTGTCGGTACTGCTAAGAGCGCTGGCTTCATCTCTGCAGTGTTCTGAACCTGTGTTGTGGCCTTTGCAGGAGACCAGCTGGGCCAGAGTGCAGAGCATGAGGTGCTGCATATTAGAGCAGACCTGAGGAGTCACATTGTCACCACCTGGCACAGCCATCAGGGTCTCTGGCCCAGGCTTGGCTGCCTGCAGCAACTCCTGCTGTTGGGCTGGGCTCTGTAAGGTTTCTGGAGTCTTAAGGGTTGGCTCAGGTTTCTGTAACGTTCTTGAGGACTCAGGAGCATGGCTAGTATGAGCAGGCTTCTCACTTGCCACACCACCTTGAACCAGCGGGTCTTCCAAGAACTGAAGCACAGACTCAGGTGCAGTCATCAGGAGTTGACCCAGCTGGGCTAAAAAGTCAGCCAAATCAGGTGAGTTTCTCACCAGACGGCCCAGACGCGCCAGCACACTGACACTCTCTGAGGTGGATGATTCAGTGCGTTGAGTACAGGGGCACGTGGGACCTGGTTGACTCCCAGCACTTGGCTGAGTTCCCTTCATGCGGGTCCTTACCACCAAATGGACTGTTGCACCATCAAGAACGCCACGCTGACTCAGAATATCTTGATCCCGGAGGATCTTTCCAGTGAAGATAAGCACCAGTCGATCCGTGTCACAGTGAAGACGTTTGGAGATCTGCTTCTTAAAGTGGCGGACGCTGCTATTTTCTGCCAGCATAAATTCTTGGCAGTCCTGTGGAGTCTTGACAGACACTCTGATGATGTGTGAGAGCTCCCTACCAGACACCAGTCTGCTGTCCCCTGCTTCTTCCCTAGCCTGTGCCATATTTCCTGAACAGCAGAGTGCAGGGCCACCTGGGGACCTATAGGAGCTCAGGTGGAACACCGAGCACACCTGGGGTCAGGGACAAATTGGTGTCTAATTCCGTCCTCTTACTACGCCCTGAGGATGCCACCACCCAGAATGACCCTGCAGCCACCTGGCTCCCATTGAGATGGCAGCTTCCCTTCTCTAGAGCCATATCCCATAGGGGATATGATGTCAGTGATGAGGTCACAGTTAGAGGTAGTCTGAGTGGGGGCAGGGCACTGCCTCTCCCTACCTGAGACTCTctttctgatttgatttaaataaatgcaatgttattttaaataaaatggactttaaaaaaaaattaaatacttttgtCTAAAAATCTGTTTTGTACCAGCCAATgtcattattgaaaataaaagacttgagtttgatcactgtatcactgtcgtccagttgctcatcgatttgcttgaggacaccagtaatgtctccattgtgagacttcttgttactgtttttgcatattgaatacactgcaggtagcttgccaggctctgccatgcaggcgagaggtagcttgctgagctctctaagaggggtggaggaattaaacccaggtcggctcagtgcaaggcaaatgccctacctgctgagctattgaaGGGTTTGATAGCTGAGAAGAAAAGGCACTGGTTACTAAACTAGCTTAGGAATTACTGATTCTAGTTACCTATTCACTACTAAATTGCTGTAAAGCAATTGTGACTCCCTCAGTATCTTCTGCTTCTATATGAGCACAATTAAAATGTGAATAGTCAATCTCAATCGATTCTGACTCTTAGAGGCATCTTGTATCTTTAAAACATGTTGAAGTGTTCTGTTTTCAAAGAACATGTAAGTAAAAGACAAGCCATAGGGCCAAAGAgctaatacaggagttaaggttctTCCTCTGCACATGGCATCCCTGGCTCTAGCCACTGCACCATGTGTGCCCCaacccatgtcagccgtgtgcaaggcaaacgccctacccgctgtgctatcactccagcccctaaggcacTGGTTTTTATGGGGGTTTGGGGGAGAGTGGTAGgaggtgttgaggattgaacccatggcTTCACGTACTGGAGTAAGGGTTTATCCACAAAGCTAATATCCTGATCCCACCAAAGGTTCAGTCTTGACAACAGGGCTCAGGTAAAGTCTGTCTCAGACATACAGCACTTTTATCACTTCATTGTGAATGTGGACCCATCAGTCTGCCTTGGCCTTTAGACATTTTATACTTGGCCCTTTTTCTAGTTCTAGAATTTCCAAAGATTACAAAATTAGAATTTAGCCTTCAGAAGATTCAGCCAGAATGGAAATGTGTATCTAGATATCTGTCTACAATATTGCAAGTGGTGGATCGATAGATATTCTGATATTATTGTACTATATTGTACTATATTGGGGGTGTTGTAAGGCTACACCTGGAAATGCCTAGGGTTTACTTCTGTGTCTatgctcagagataattcctagcagtgctctgagatcatgtatggtgttggggattgaactaaggTCTGCGTAAAAGGCAAATGTCTTGTCCCATGTACTGTTCTGACCCAACTTTGATGATTCCTGAAACTCctgaaattaaaaggccaaaacaTTTCatgaattaatgctcatggcTGACTGGCTAGTTGGCCTCTCCTGCTTTGCTCAGACCTGAAAACAACTTCTTATACCAACACCTTTGAGGAATTCCCTGAGTTTCCCCTGAAATAATcagacatttaaattattttccttttctttttttttttgactaataAAGTTATTTACAGCAGATGTTGAAGAACATTTCAGAATTGTCCTTGTGTGTTTTGATGTGAACTACCTCTTAGTCTCCTTCTAAAACCTGTCTGAAGTTTATCAGTGTCAGAAGTTTCCTTCCCAAGCATCAGAAACCCTTTTACCCAGTCTACCAGTCTATTTTGTACTTGTCTCTCAATGAGGGAACCTCATACACACTGttcacccaatttttttttcaaattgaatcactgtgagatacacagttacaaagttgttcatgagtaGGTTTCAATCATAAGATGTTCCagtacccatcacttcaccagtatacacttcccaccaccaatgttcaatttccctccctcccacatcctccccctctgccaccccacccaactccttttcctctttctctcccccctgctctctctctcctttcttaagtctttccctccctcccccctttctccctccctcctgagaACCATAATTTGCAATTTGTTCACCCAATTCTTAAGTACAGGAaccacattttcattttcctgaggaGCCAATGTCATTTGAATCTTTTACACTGTACACATATGCTTTTAATAGTTATGAAATACAAGTCTCTCTATTTCATTTGAGCAAATCATTTTACCATTTGAAACTAGGTCTTATTATTATAAAATGGTCAttaacaattttgtttttaagattcaGGAAAATAATGCCTATAAGGTATGATTTAAGTTATCCAGCAACAGATCAGATTTGTCAAATATTGTACATGACTTTAGTACTATAGTTACTGCCAATCTTTGGCACCTCCTGTGTTTAGGTGTGTGACTCAGTAGAATACCTAGAACAGATGTGTCAGGATTTCCCATATCCAGTGGTTGCAGGTGATGGAGACAACTCTGAACAAGCTGGAAAAGATTCAGTATCTATTTTATTTCAGACCAAGAGCTCCAACCATATTCAAAAGTACTGATTTTATGTATTTGATTCAAACTTTATTATgcacacccaaaaggacagagagcaTAAAAGGGGTtgtgcctgccagaggcagggggtgggaaggggtgggggtgaggggagggatactgggaccattggtcatggagaatag
Protein-coding regions in this window:
- the LOC101544996 gene encoding ubiquilin-3-like codes for the protein MAQAREEAGDSRLVSGRELSHIIRVSVKTPQDCQEFMLAENSSVRHFKKQISKRLHCDTDRLVLIFTGKILRDQDILSQRGVLDGATVHLVVRTRMKGTQPSAGSQPGPTCPCTQRTESSTSESVSVLARLGRLVRNSPDLADFLAQLGQLLMTAPESVLQFLEDPLVQGGVASEKPAHTSHAPESSRTLQKPEPTLKTPETLQSPAQQQELLQAAKPGPETLMAVPGGDNVTPQVCSNMQHLMLCTLAQLVSCKGHNTGSEHCRDEASALSSTDTPAHIPTAFAPVKSLVQEIRAGIAAQARGVASNQTNSGSRNVMLDFSGQDSASQDSQQPMEKANPANQLRPSPSDLRRALHVLQQNPALLHQLTTGSPLRHHIPLLPILTNPRALQALIQIEKGLQTLSREVPGLGPCLWGTGRPHGARGVPESRGGGQDHRADPVQPTMAVLQLLNALANACAQPTQLSLCSLPLTDGRYQQELEHLRAMGFVNHDANLQALIATNGDIHAAIEKLLGIQEP